In a single window of the Anaerocolumna cellulosilytica genome:
- a CDS encoding glycoside hydrolase, translating into MHNIERVRQGEADNYFYPFFWQHGEKEEILREYVNKIAGCGMKAVCIESRPHPDFVGEKWWKDLGIIIDEAKRNNMKLWILDDAHFPTGYANGKIKEEYPELKKWYLDMRRYDVAGPVKGARIHIALLNGKVWDKPSEDINHVIGVYAAKRESNRNTEDDAVAFDSFMELEGALKNGIITWDIPEGSYSIFTVFYTRNGGEEATKDYLNPLVADAARVLLKEVYEPHYEHLKEEFGKTILGFFSDEPRFGNTKGAQAAIGCDMVLPWRLGLEEELPFENKYLPLLWAKAGGKEGDIRHQYMDLITKMYRDNFTGVLSEWCQNHQVLYLGHNIEDNGAHARLGYGTGHFFRGQEGQHLSGIDVIGTQIVPGMPYHHNAFSTGGSDGEFYHFALAKLGSSAAHLEPHKEGRAMCEAFGAYGWNAGLSLMKWISDHLIVRGINYLVPHAFNPAPFPDWDCPPHFDAHGYNPQFRYFKTYSDYTNRLMNLFQKGVHKAPAAVLYPAEQEWAGAYMPVEKPVRELMEHQIDCDIVSPDYLINARMAEGNLIIHKEAFQVLIVPYGEAIPATTARYLVEYAKKGLRVIFVEAYPDKTVSGSLEAEEWEELKCFCRISTLEELALACADLAEIKLETPCKDLVYYHYEQGEMQYWMFFNEHISSAVNSTISMKETGYAYRYDAFTNEMYELIGCKGSYELKLSPYESCIWIFSEKPLQGVKKEKGSIDELKPCDIESPWKVQFADSFSYPLFTEGVNQTKAEPIQNIIGYEDKTGTVSYETVLTDSRQEGRAYLKLKRAYEVAEVFVNGVSAGVKICQPYVFELTGLLTKEENTLRIEVTNTLGTQVRDGISHYLIIEPFGVEGPVTLYTE; encoded by the coding sequence ATGCATAATATTGAAAGAGTACGACAGGGAGAGGCGGATAACTATTTTTATCCATTTTTCTGGCAGCATGGTGAAAAGGAAGAGATACTTAGAGAATATGTCAATAAAATAGCTGGCTGCGGTATGAAAGCAGTTTGCATTGAATCAAGACCGCATCCAGATTTTGTAGGTGAAAAATGGTGGAAAGACTTAGGTATCATTATTGATGAAGCGAAAAGAAATAATATGAAGCTCTGGATATTAGACGATGCCCATTTTCCTACCGGATATGCAAATGGAAAAATAAAGGAAGAATATCCTGAATTAAAAAAGTGGTATCTGGATATGCGAAGATATGATGTGGCTGGTCCTGTAAAGGGAGCTAGAATTCATATTGCGTTACTAAATGGAAAAGTATGGGATAAGCCTTCTGAGGATATCAATCATGTAATAGGTGTCTATGCTGCTAAAAGGGAAAGTAATCGTAATACGGAGGATGATGCAGTTGCATTCGATTCCTTTATGGAGTTAGAGGGGGCGTTAAAGAATGGCATAATCACCTGGGATATACCAGAAGGTTCGTATAGTATATTTACAGTGTTTTACACTCGCAACGGAGGAGAAGAGGCAACAAAGGATTACTTAAATCCGTTGGTGGCTGATGCAGCCAGAGTACTGCTAAAGGAGGTATATGAACCTCACTACGAACATCTAAAAGAGGAGTTTGGAAAAACCATTCTTGGATTTTTTTCAGACGAACCAAGGTTTGGTAATACCAAAGGAGCACAGGCAGCCATCGGATGCGATATGGTTTTACCTTGGAGGTTAGGTCTTGAAGAGGAATTACCCTTTGAGAATAAGTACCTTCCCCTGCTTTGGGCGAAGGCCGGAGGAAAAGAGGGAGATATCAGACATCAATATATGGATTTGATAACTAAAATGTATCGGGATAATTTTACTGGGGTGTTGTCTGAATGGTGTCAGAATCATCAGGTTTTATACCTTGGACATAATATTGAGGATAATGGTGCTCACGCCAGGCTTGGGTACGGAACAGGACATTTTTTTCGTGGTCAGGAAGGACAGCATCTATCAGGAATAGATGTAATTGGTACCCAGATAGTTCCTGGTATGCCTTACCATCACAATGCATTTTCTACCGGTGGAAGTGATGGAGAATTTTATCATTTTGCACTCGCAAAGCTTGGTTCTTCCGCTGCTCATTTAGAACCACATAAAGAAGGGAGGGCAATGTGTGAAGCATTTGGAGCTTATGGGTGGAACGCAGGGCTTTCTCTTATGAAGTGGATTAGTGATCATTTGATTGTACGAGGTATCAATTATCTTGTACCTCATGCCTTTAATCCGGCACCTTTCCCGGATTGGGATTGCCCGCCTCACTTTGATGCTCATGGGTATAACCCTCAATTTCGTTATTTTAAGACCTATAGTGATTATACAAACCGGTTGATGAACCTTTTTCAAAAAGGTGTGCATAAAGCTCCGGCAGCAGTTTTATATCCAGCAGAACAAGAGTGGGCGGGAGCTTATATGCCGGTTGAAAAACCTGTTAGGGAGTTAATGGAGCATCAAATAGATTGTGACATTGTATCTCCGGATTATCTTATAAATGCAAGAATGGCAGAAGGGAACCTAATAATTCATAAAGAAGCTTTTCAGGTACTAATCGTTCCTTATGGAGAGGCAATACCTGCAACCACAGCCAGATATCTCGTTGAATATGCTAAGAAAGGACTGCGGGTAATTTTTGTAGAAGCTTATCCTGATAAGACGGTATCTGGCAGTCTCGAGGCAGAGGAGTGGGAGGAACTTAAATGCTTTTGCCGTATAAGTACTTTAGAAGAACTGGCTTTAGCTTGTGCAGATTTGGCTGAAATAAAACTAGAAACCCCTTGTAAAGATTTGGTCTATTATCATTATGAACAGGGAGAAATGCAGTATTGGATGTTTTTTAATGAGCATATCTCTAGCGCAGTTAACAGTACAATCAGTATGAAAGAGACAGGGTATGCTTATCGATATGATGCTTTTACTAATGAGATGTATGAATTAATTGGTTGTAAAGGAAGCTATGAACTCAAGCTATCACCGTATGAATCCTGTATCTGGATATTTTCAGAGAAACCTTTACAGGGAGTAAAAAAGGAAAAAGGTTCCATAGATGAATTAAAGCCTTGTGATATAGAATCACCGTGGAAGGTACAGTTTGCAGATAGCTTTTCCTATCCATTATTCACAGAAGGAGTAAACCAGACAAAAGCAGAGCCTATCCAAAATATTATTGGTTATGAAGACAAAACAGGTACCGTCTCCTATGAAACCGTACTGACTGATTCACGGCAGGAGGGCAGGGCATATCTTAAGCTAAAAAGGGCATATGAGGTAGCAGAGGTCTTCGTAAACGGTGTAAGTGCGGGCGTTAAAATATGTCAGCCTTATGTCTTTGAGCTTACTGGCTTATTAACAAAGGAAGAGAATACTTTGCGTATAGAAGTAACAAATACTCTTGGAACACAGGTACGCGACGGAATTTCTCATTATTTAATAATTGAGCCTTTTGGAGTAGAAGGCCCCGTTACTTTATATACTGAATAG
- a CDS encoding energy-coupling factor transporter ATPase, with protein sequence MGMIKTRNLIFEYIRRDEEGNVESINRAIDAVDLEVNKGDFVAILGHNGSGKSTMAKHINAILIPTEGSVWVNGMDTKDEEKMWDIRQTAGMVFQNPDNQIIATVVEEDVGFGAENLGVPTKEIWERVEESLQAVGMLEYRKHSPNKLSGGQKQRVAIAGIMAMKPQCIVLDEPTAMLDPVGRKEVIKTVKELNEKEKVTVLLITHYMEEVIHADKVIVMDQGKVVMQGTPREIFSRVEELKQYRLDVPQVTELAYELKKSGLDVPVGILTTEELVEAVLRLKKQDRQ encoded by the coding sequence ATGGGAATGATAAAAACACGAAATTTAATATTTGAATATATAAGAAGAGATGAAGAAGGAAATGTTGAATCCATTAACCGTGCCATTGATGCTGTTGACCTGGAAGTGAATAAGGGAGATTTTGTTGCTATCTTGGGACACAACGGTTCCGGAAAGTCAACCATGGCAAAGCATATCAATGCAATATTAATACCCACAGAAGGGTCCGTGTGGGTGAATGGTATGGATACGAAGGATGAGGAAAAAATGTGGGACATCAGGCAAACCGCCGGCATGGTATTTCAGAATCCAGATAATCAGATTATTGCTACCGTTGTGGAAGAAGATGTAGGTTTTGGCGCAGAAAACTTGGGTGTTCCTACAAAAGAAATATGGGAGAGGGTAGAGGAGAGCTTACAGGCAGTTGGGATGTTAGAATATCGTAAACACTCACCGAATAAGCTCTCCGGCGGGCAGAAGCAAAGGGTAGCTATAGCCGGTATCATGGCTATGAAGCCTCAATGTATCGTGTTAGATGAGCCCACTGCCATGTTAGATCCGGTAGGACGTAAAGAGGTTATTAAAACGGTAAAAGAATTAAATGAAAAAGAAAAAGTTACGGTACTGTTAATTACGCATTATATGGAAGAAGTAATACATGCGGACAAAGTTATCGTTATGGACCAGGGTAAGGTGGTTATGCAGGGTACACCCAGAGAGATATTTTCAAGGGTGGAAGAATTAAAACAATACCGCCTGGATGTTCCGCAGGTAACGGAACTCGCTTATGAACTTAAGAAAAGTGGGTTGGATGTTCCGGTAGGTATTCTAACCACAGAGGAACTTGTGGAAGCGGTTTTACGTCTAAAAAAGCAAGATAGGCAGTAA
- a CDS encoding energy-coupling factor transporter ATPase, with protein MPIIIDKLNYVYSPGTAYEKHALKDINLVINDGEFIGLIGHTGSGKSTLTQHLNGLMKATGGTIYYNGQDIYDKDFSMKWLRSKVGLVFQYPEHQLFETTVYKDVCFGPKNLGLDQLEIDVRTYEAIKLVGLSDDLLDASPFEMSGGQKRRVAIAGVLAMKPEVLILDEPTAGLDPKGRDEILDQIAKLHKESNLTIILVSHSMEDVAKYADRLIVMNKGSVAFNDTPHGVFAYYKELEAMGLAAPQVTYVMNELKLKGLPVNTTANTVEEARDEILKYMRS; from the coding sequence ATGCCAATTATTATAGATAAACTAAATTATGTATATAGCCCTGGTACTGCTTATGAAAAACACGCTCTTAAAGATATTAATCTGGTTATTAATGATGGAGAATTTATAGGTTTAATCGGGCATACAGGTTCTGGAAAATCCACTTTAACACAACATCTAAATGGTTTAATGAAAGCAACTGGTGGTACAATATATTATAACGGTCAGGACATCTATGACAAGGACTTTAGTATGAAATGGCTGCGAAGTAAAGTCGGTCTGGTTTTTCAATATCCGGAGCACCAGTTATTTGAAACAACCGTATATAAAGATGTCTGTTTCGGACCTAAGAATTTAGGACTTGATCAATTGGAAATTGATGTTCGGACCTATGAAGCAATTAAGCTGGTGGGACTTTCTGACGATTTGTTAGATGCATCTCCCTTTGAAATGTCGGGAGGACAAAAGCGCAGAGTGGCTATTGCAGGTGTACTGGCTATGAAACCGGAAGTATTAATACTGGATGAACCTACAGCAGGACTTGACCCAAAGGGCAGAGATGAAATACTTGATCAAATTGCTAAGCTGCATAAGGAAAGTAATCTAACCATTATACTGGTATCACACAGTATGGAAGATGTAGCTAAATATGCAGACAGGCTAATAGTTATGAATAAGGGCAGTGTAGCCTTTAATGACACACCTCATGGTGTATTCGCTTATTATAAAGAGCTAGAGGCAATGGGGCTTGCAGCCCCTCAAGTTACTTATGTCATGAATGAGCTAAAATTAAAGGGACTGCCTGTAAATACCACGGCTAACACAGTAGAGGAAGCCAGGGATGAAATACTAAAATATATGAGAAGTTAA
- a CDS encoding energy-coupling factor transporter transmembrane component T family protein, whose amino-acid sequence MIRDITIGQYYPADSLLHKLDPRVKLVGTILYIISLFVIDSYYGIAVSAVVLFAIIKLSKVPLKFIIRGLKTVFMLLLFTVAFNLFFTPGNELVRLGFIRITEEGLHLSIKMAIRLVFLILGSSLMTFTTTPNQLTDGLERLMHPLRKIKVPVHEISMMMSIALRFIPILMEETDKIMKAQMARGADFESGGLIKRAKSLIPLLVPLFVSAFRRANDLAMAMEARCYQGGEGRTKMKPLKYTTRDILSYITLCSYAAFVIFLKMMKIG is encoded by the coding sequence ATGATTCGAGACATTACAATAGGACAATATTATCCGGCCGATTCGCTGCTCCATAAACTGGACCCCAGAGTCAAGCTGGTAGGAACCATACTCTACATTATATCCTTATTTGTTATAGACAGCTACTATGGTATAGCCGTTTCTGCGGTAGTCTTATTTGCTATTATAAAATTGTCAAAGGTACCGCTAAAGTTTATTATACGTGGTTTAAAGACAGTTTTTATGCTATTGCTATTTACTGTGGCATTTAATCTGTTTTTCACTCCGGGAAATGAGCTGGTAAGGCTGGGATTTATAAGAATAACAGAAGAAGGATTACATTTATCCATTAAGATGGCCATACGTCTGGTATTTTTAATACTGGGTTCTTCGTTAATGACCTTTACTACCACTCCCAATCAATTGACGGATGGTTTGGAGCGTTTGATGCATCCTTTGAGAAAAATCAAAGTTCCGGTACATGAAATATCCATGATGATGTCTATAGCTTTACGCTTTATTCCGATATTAATGGAAGAGACCGACAAGATTATGAAAGCTCAGATGGCTAGAGGAGCGGATTTTGAATCCGGCGGACTTATAAAGAGAGCCAAAAGTTTAATACCATTATTGGTACCGTTGTTTGTATCTGCTTTTCGCAGAGCAAATGATTTAGCAATGGCTATGGAAGCAAGGTGTTACCAAGGAGGAGAAGGGCGTACCAAGATGAAGCCTCTAAAATATACTACAAGAGATATTCTATCCTACATAACCTTATGTAGTTATGCAGCCTTTGTAATATTCCTTAAGATGATGAAAATTGGCTAA
- the truA gene encoding tRNA pseudouridine(38-40) synthase TruA, with translation MKRIMLRVAYDGTNYCGWQLQPNGITVEEVLNRNLKALLKEDINVIGASRTDSGVHALGNVAIFDTDTRIPGDKISYALNQKLPGDIVIQESREVPADFHPRRCNSIKTYRYTIQNSRFPLPTTRLYSYFVHYPLNELLMQEAAAYLMGEHDFKSFCSANTHVKDTVRRIYDINVEKTDERIDIIVSGNGFLYNMVRIIAGTLVRVGLGAYPPIKVQEILNKKERSAAGPKAPAEGLTLLKLEYPDLM, from the coding sequence ATGAAAAGAATAATGTTAAGGGTTGCATATGATGGCACAAACTATTGCGGCTGGCAGTTACAGCCCAATGGAATCACCGTAGAAGAAGTATTAAACCGGAATCTAAAAGCATTACTAAAAGAAGATATAAACGTTATCGGAGCAAGTAGAACAGATTCAGGAGTACATGCTTTGGGAAACGTAGCCATATTCGATACAGATACAAGAATACCAGGAGATAAGATATCGTATGCCCTAAATCAAAAACTGCCTGGGGATATTGTAATCCAGGAATCTAGAGAAGTCCCGGCAGATTTTCATCCACGTCGTTGTAACAGTATAAAAACCTACCGATATACCATACAAAACAGCAGGTTTCCATTACCAACGACAAGGTTGTACAGTTATTTTGTACACTACCCACTTAATGAACTGCTAATGCAGGAGGCTGCTGCTTATCTGATGGGAGAACATGATTTTAAAAGCTTTTGCTCTGCTAATACACATGTGAAAGATACCGTTCGAAGAATTTATGATATCAACGTTGAAAAAACGGACGAGAGAATTGATATTATTGTTTCTGGTAATGGATTTTTATATAATATGGTTCGCATTATAGCAGGCACTTTGGTGCGTGTTGGCTTGGGAGCCTACCCGCCTATAAAAGTACAGGAAATTCTTAATAAAAAGGAGCGGTCGGCAGCAGGACCGAAAGCTCCGGCTGAAGGTCTGACGTTGTTAAAGCTAGAATATCCTGATTTAATGTAG
- the rplM gene encoding 50S ribosomal protein L13: protein MKSFMASPATIERKWYVIDADGHTLGRLSSEIAKILRGKTKPTYTPHVDTGDYVIVVNTDKIKVTGKKLDQKIYYNHSDYVGGMRETTLRELMDKKPTEAIRLAVKGMLPKGPLGRQMITKLHVYAGPEHDNAAQKPEVLEIKY, encoded by the coding sequence ATGAAAAGCTTTATGGCTAGTCCGGCGACGATTGAAAGAAAATGGTATGTTATCGATGCTGATGGACATACATTAGGACGTCTTTCATCTGAAATTGCTAAGATATTAAGAGGTAAAACAAAACCAACTTACACACCTCATGTTGATACTGGTGACTATGTAATAGTTGTTAATACAGATAAGATTAAAGTAACTGGTAAAAAACTTGATCAAAAAATATACTACAATCACTCTGATTATGTAGGTGGAATGAGAGAAACTACATTAAGAGAATTAATGGACAAGAAACCTACAGAAGCTATCAGACTTGCTGTAAAAGGCATGCTTCCAAAAGGACCTTTAGGAAGACAGATGATTACAAAATTACACGTATACGCTGGACCTGAACATGATAATGCAGCTCAGAAACCAGAAGTATTAGAGATTAAATATTAA
- the rpsI gene encoding 30S ribosomal protein S9, whose amino-acid sequence MAKAKYYGTGRRKSSIARVYLVPGTGKVTINKRDMDEYFGLDTLKLIVRQPLVITDNVDKFDVLVNVHGGGFTGQAGAIRHGISRALLHADAEHRPVLKKAGFLTRDPRMKERKKYGLKAARRAPQFSKR is encoded by the coding sequence TTGGCTAAAGCAAAATATTACGGAACCGGAAGAAGAAAAAGCAGTATTGCCAGAGTTTATTTAGTACCTGGTACTGGTAAAGTAACAATTAATAAAAGAGATATGGACGAATACTTCGGCTTAGATACATTAAAGTTAATCGTTCGTCAACCTCTGGTTATTACAGATAACGTTGATAAATTTGATGTTCTTGTTAATGTACATGGAGGTGGCTTTACTGGTCAGGCTGGTGCTATCAGACATGGTATCTCCAGAGCTTTATTACATGCAGATGCGGAACACCGCCCAGTATTAAAAAAAGCTGGTTTCTTAACAAGAGATCCAAGAATGAAGGAAAGAAAGAAGTACGGTTTAAAAGCCGCTCGTCGTGCTCCTCAGTTCTCAAAGAGATAG
- a CDS encoding tyrosine-type recombinase/integrase produces MKLPNGYGTVYKLSGKRRNPYIVKKTVGWHFDEKKDKQVQDYVIIGYAANRADGLQMLADYNTNPYDLEASKVTFAEVYEKWSTEKYPTVSKSNVNGYTASYSLCTSLNVKLFKDLRLIDLQHVVDTCGKNYPTLRKLKVLFNQLYDYAIKNDICNKNYSEFVDIVRYKERNPNKYDRKKFSKDEIKRLWELKDDKYYQIALMLIYNGLRISEFLDLKKVDVHLEEQYFDVVDSKTENGIRKVPIADKVLPFYQSWFDSAPDCEYLLHTEDNKHFLYRNYYDSYFTPLMQNLNIEKTPHCCRHTCISLLAEAGVDQTIIKKIAGHSGAMSLTEKVYTHFDVQELVKAINQI; encoded by the coding sequence TTGAAATTACCAAATGGCTATGGCACTGTGTATAAGCTAAGCGGGAAACGAAGAAATCCTTATATTGTCAAAAAGACCGTAGGATGGCACTTTGATGAGAAGAAGGATAAACAAGTTCAGGATTATGTAATTATAGGATATGCAGCCAATCGAGCAGATGGATTACAAATGCTAGCAGACTATAATACCAATCCTTACGACTTGGAAGCTTCCAAAGTTACCTTTGCAGAAGTTTATGAGAAATGGTCGACAGAGAAATATCCGACTGTATCGAAATCCAATGTAAATGGTTATACTGCTTCCTATAGCTTATGCACCTCTTTGAATGTTAAGCTATTCAAAGACTTAAGACTTATTGATTTACAACATGTCGTTGACACTTGTGGCAAGAACTATCCCACACTACGAAAGCTAAAGGTCTTATTTAACCAGTTATATGATTATGCGATAAAGAATGATATCTGTAATAAGAATTACTCTGAATTTGTAGATATCGTCAGATACAAGGAACGTAATCCAAATAAATATGACCGAAAGAAATTTTCAAAAGATGAGATCAAACGTTTATGGGAATTGAAGGATGATAAGTATTATCAGATTGCCCTAATGCTCATTTACAATGGACTAAGAATTTCAGAATTTCTGGATTTAAAGAAAGTAGACGTTCATCTGGAGGAACAATATTTCGATGTAGTGGATAGCAAGACTGAAAATGGAATCCGTAAAGTTCCAATTGCCGACAAGGTTCTTCCCTTTTATCAGTCATGGTTTGATTCTGCTCCAGATTGTGAATATCTGCTTCATACCGAGGATAACAAACATTTCCTCTATCGCAATTACTATGACAGTTATTTCACTCCACTCATGCAGAACCTAAACATTGAAAAGACTCCACATTGTTGTAGGCATACCTGCATTTCCTTACTTGCAGAAGCAGGCGTTGACCAGACGATTATTAAAAAGATTGCTGGACATTCGGGAGCCATGTCTCTGACAGAAAAAGTATATACACACTTCGATGTACAGGAACTGGTAAAGGCTATCAACCAAATTTAA
- a CDS encoding helix-turn-helix domain-containing protein — protein MTTGKKIKLIRTFRGLTQKELGDKSGIHEVAIRKYELGKNLPKPDQLRKIADALNVNVNALAEFDIQADGDVLPLLFAIDEVFSVELKDIDGEPGIFFKNKSLIQFLKDWQAMKELLAMGSQTMDNYDIWKTIRPSVTKVTHED, from the coding sequence TTGACCACAGGTAAAAAGATTAAGTTAATACGAACATTTCGAGGCTTAACACAAAAGGAACTTGGTGACAAATCTGGAATTCATGAAGTTGCAATCCGTAAATATGAATTGGGAAAGAATCTTCCAAAGCCAGATCAGTTAAGGAAAATCGCAGATGCATTGAATGTGAATGTAAATGCCTTAGCAGAATTTGATATTCAAGCAGACGGTGATGTTCTTCCACTTCTCTTTGCAATCGACGAAGTATTTTCCGTAGAATTAAAGGATATCGATGGAGAACCGGGGATTTTCTTTAAGAACAAGAGCCTGATCCAATTCCTAAAGGACTGGCAGGCAATGAAAGAATTGTTAGCGATGGGAAGTCAGACCATGGATAACTATGATATCTGGAAGACGATTCGCCCAAGTGTTACCAAAGTGACTCACGAAGATTAG
- a CDS encoding AAA family ATPase — MSEQKTALKLIHMEDVQTREVNWLWYPYIPYGKITVIEGDPGEGKTTLALTLAALLSRGQPLPCDEDIPYEPISIIYQTAEDGIDDTIKPRLEKANADCSKIRVIDETEKELSMTDERLEQAIAKTNAKLVILDPIQAYIGSDVDMHRANEIRPVLKRLGIIAEKYGCAIVLIGHMNKASGSKSTYRGLGSIDIQATARSVLLVARIPDKPNIRIMAQDKSSLAAAGDSIGFEISEDRGFECIGPYDITVDELLAGKEGRGRKKLDVAIAFIKEYFGAESEISSNDIEEEATRKGIKRNTLLSAKKKLGIMAGNRKTTDGTMYWTWILPKKEFNNLTS, encoded by the coding sequence ATGAGTGAACAAAAGACAGCATTAAAATTAATCCATATGGAGGATGTGCAGACAAGGGAAGTAAATTGGCTTTGGTATCCGTATATCCCATACGGAAAGATAACCGTAATAGAAGGAGATCCAGGAGAAGGTAAGACAACACTTGCACTGACATTAGCGGCATTACTTAGTAGAGGGCAACCTCTTCCATGTGATGAAGATATACCATATGAGCCGATTAGCATTATTTATCAGACAGCTGAGGATGGGATTGACGATACGATAAAGCCAAGACTTGAAAAGGCAAATGCAGACTGTAGCAAAATCCGTGTGATAGATGAAACAGAAAAAGAACTGAGTATGACGGATGAAAGACTAGAGCAGGCAATCGCTAAAACAAATGCAAAGCTTGTAATTCTAGATCCGATTCAAGCCTATATCGGTTCTGATGTAGATATGCATCGAGCCAATGAGATACGACCAGTACTAAAGCGATTAGGGATAATTGCTGAAAAGTATGGATGTGCCATTGTTCTAATCGGTCACATGAATAAAGCTTCTGGCTCAAAGTCAACGTATCGAGGACTTGGCTCTATCGACATTCAGGCAACGGCTAGAAGTGTATTACTAGTAGCAAGAATACCAGATAAACCTAACATTCGTATTATGGCACAAGATAAATCAAGTCTTGCGGCGGCAGGAGATTCCATTGGCTTTGAAATATCAGAGGACAGAGGATTTGAGTGTATCGGTCCATATGACATAACAGTAGATGAATTGCTTGCTGGAAAAGAAGGTAGAGGGCGAAAGAAGTTAGATGTAGCCATTGCCTTTATCAAAGAATATTTCGGAGCGGAAAGTGAAATTTCTTCTAATGATATTGAGGAGGAAGCAACTAGAAAAGGTATAAAACGAAATACCTTATTATCTGCAAAGAAGAAGCTTGGGATTATGGCTGGCAATCGTAAGACTACAGATGGAACGATGTACTGGACTTGGATATTGCCGAAGAAAGAGTTTAACAATTTGACTTCTTAA